The DNA region CGGCTTGTCGGGCAGGGAATCGGCTTTGTCCTCCGCACCGACCATCAGCCGCAGTACGCGTCTGCCCACGTCGCGCAGGTCATCCGCGCGGGCGGACAGGATCGGGTCGTTCAACGCCGCAACCACCACGGCGCTGTCCTCGATGGTCTCCTTCCACGCCTTCAGCGCATCCTGTCCCTTTTGGATGCGTTCGTGGACTGTTTCGGTTAATTCGGGATCGTCCAGCAAGCCAATGTGCGCGTCGAAGATGGCAGCTTCGGCTTTTAATCCCTGCTCGGCCATTTGCTTGTTCAGATGATTCAATTGCATACGTGCCCGCGCCAGGGCGTCCTGTAGATGCTCCCAACCGACAACCAGGGTGTCCGATACCTCGTCAATGGGAATCTCCTGGTGTTGGAATTGGTACACGGGACCAATCGCAATCCCTGGCGCGGCGCCCACGCCCTGCAATATGTTTGCCTTTGTTGGTTTACTTTTTTCCAGAGATTTCACATCCGCTTTCGGTGCGGGAGGCGCGGCTGGCTTTTTCTGTGTTTCCTCAGATGTTTCCCCTTCCCCCAACCCCGCTACAATCGCTGCCTCGATCTCAGCCAGCGCGGTCTCTTCATCTTCACCATTCACTTCGATCTTCAATAGACTTCCCTTGGATGCCCCCAACGTCAACACCGAGATCAAACTTTTTGCATTCGCCTTCTTCTCCCCGTGCCAAATGGTTACACTCGACTTGAATTGTTTTACGAGATTCACCAACGTCTTGGCAGGGCGCGCGTGCAACCCCGTCTCATTGTTGATCGTGATCTCCAATTGTTTCATGACGAAACTCCATTTCCAACAAGGACGCCGCAACCGTTAAAACTTCACGACCCACTCACGCTTCAGGCTCCTTGTCCAAGTGTTTCAAAATGACATCTGCGTCTGTTGCATGGATCAGTTCATTCAGGACGGCTTCATCCTCGATGGCTTCCGCGAGACTCGCCAACACGCCCACATGCTCGTCGCCGGATGCGGCGATGCCGATCACCAAAAAAACGGGTTCCCCGCCCTCATCCCATTCCACGCCCTGGGGTAGTTGCAGGACAGAAATGCCTGTCTGCAGGACGTGCTCCTTGTTCTCGTATACGCCATGCGGAATGGCAACCCCGCTCCCCAGATACGTGGACATGCTTTCCTCGCGCTTTAACATGCCCTCGATATATTCTGGTAACACACAACCCGATTGCACCAACAAATCACCCGCCTTGCGGATGGCGTCGGTGCGGTCTGTTGCGACCGCGTTGAGTTGGATTCGTTTCTTGGAAAGAATGGACATGATTATAGATCCGTGCCCGTGATATCGGTCTTCTCTACAAAGGCTTTGACGATGGTTTCAAAGATGGGATCGTTCAAAAAATGGTTGAAGGCCACAACCACAGCATTCGGCGCTTTTGCGGCAGCTGATTTGGCAAGCCCCGTATGGACGATAACCAACTGCGCATCGGCGGGGATCTCGCGCACCGGCTTGTGAATGACGGTCACATCGGCAACCTGTGCGGCTTTTAATTTTTTCTTGAGGGAATTGACGCTCATTAAGCTGGACCCCATTCCGGCTTCACATGCGAAGATAACGGTCTTGACTTCGGCGGCAGAGATCGACTTGGACATGACATATTCTCCTTTTATAAAAATGACAGATGCGACATTGGGACAGTGTCATTATAGCGCGAGCCGCATCTGTCATTTCCAACCGTATCAGATCGGTCAACCTTCAAGGGTCGACAGGACAAAACTACTTAATTATCCTTCGGTTTTCTCTTCCGGCACCGGGCTGAAGCGCAGAAGAAGCACACCCACGACTGCGGAAACGACCGCGCCGATCAACACGCCGGTCAAAACGGCGAAGTGCTGTCCGGGAGGAGTCACGGCGAGGTAGGCAAAGATCGAGCCGGGAGCGGGGGTGGCAACCAAACCTGCATTGGTGATGGTGAACCACAGGTCGGCGGAGAAACCACCGGCGATGACAGCCAGGATCATGATGGGGTGGGCAAGAACGTAGGGGAAGTAAATTTCGTGAATACCGCCGAAGAAATGAACGACCATCGAGCCAGTGGCGGAGTCTTTGAGCAAGCCTTTACCGGCAATATAGAAAGCGATCAGCAGACCCAAACCGGGACCCGGATTGGTTTCGAGCAGGAAGTGAATCGCGCGTCCGCTCTCTGCCGCAGCCGTCACACCCAGGGGACCCAAAACGCCGTGGTTGATGGCATTGTTCAGGAACAGGACCTTGGCAGGTTCGATAATGATCGCAGCGAGGGGGAGAAGTCTGGCATTCACCATCCAGTCCACCGCAGCGCCGGCAGCATTGCTGAATGCCACGACAACTGGTCCGATCGCTACATTTGCAATCAGAGCCAGGATCATACCAAGGATTCCAATCGAGAACGTATTGTAGAGCATCTCGAAGCCGACCGGAATCTTTTCTTCCAGTGTGCCATCCAGTTTTTTGATCGCCCAGCCTCCAAGCGGACCTACGATCATGGCGCCCAACATCATGGGGATATCGGAACCGACAATGACACCCATGGTAGCCACAGCACCCATCACACCACCGCGCACATCACCCTGTACGAGCTTGCCGCCGGTGTACCCGATCAACAGAGGGATCAGGTATACAATCATCGGACCGACCAACGCGGCAAACTTTTCGTTCGGAAGCCAGCCGACAGGGATGAAGAAGG from Anaerolineales bacterium includes:
- a CDS encoding PTS sugar transporter subunit IIA; translated protein: MSILSKKRIQLNAVATDRTDAIRKAGDLLVQSGCVLPEYIEGMLKREESMSTYLGSGVAIPHGVYENKEHVLQTGISVLQLPQGVEWDEGGEPVFLVIGIAASGDEHVGVLASLAEAIEDEAVLNELIHATDADVILKHLDKEPEA
- a CDS encoding PTS mannitol transporter subunit IICB; this encodes MKERLQQFGGFLAGMVIPNIGALLAWGLITAFFIPVGWLPNEKFAALVGPMIVYLIPLLIGYTGGKLVQGDVRGGVMGAVATMGVIVGSDIPMMLGAMIVGPLGGWAIKKLDGTLEEKIPVGFEMLYNTFSIGILGMILALIANVAIGPVVVAFSNAAGAAVDWMVNARLLPLAAIIIEPAKVLFLNNAINHGVLGPLGVTAAAESGRAIHFLLETNPGPGLGLLIAFYIAGKGLLKDSATGSMVVHFFGGIHEIYFPYVLAHPIMILAVIAGGFSADLWFTITNAGLVATPAPGSIFAYLAVTPPGQHFAVLTGVLIGAVVSAVVGVLLLRFSPVPEEKTEG